The following are from one region of the Haemophilus parainfluenzae genome:
- the rplW gene encoding 50S ribosomal protein L23, with protein sequence MSQERLLSVLRAPHISEKATNNAEKSNTVVLKVALDANKAEIAAAVAQLFEVKVDSVRTVVVKGKTKRRGNKMGRRSDWKKAYVTLAEGQNLDFVDSAE encoded by the coding sequence ATGAGTCAAGAACGTTTGCTAAGCGTGCTACGTGCACCGCACATCTCTGAAAAAGCAACTAACAATGCTGAAAAATCTAACACTGTTGTACTTAAAGTTGCTTTAGATGCGAACAAAGCTGAAATTGCTGCTGCTGTTGCTCAATTATTTGAAGTAAAAGTTGACTCAGTTCGTACTGTGGTTGTTAAAGGTAAAACTAAACGCCGTGGTAACAAAATGGGTCGTCGCAGCGACTGGAAAAAAGCTTATGTAACTTTAGCCGAAGGCCAAAACTTGGACTTCGTGGACAGTGCAGAGTAA
- the rplB gene encoding 50S ribosomal protein L2, which produces MAIVKCKPTSAGRRHVVKIVNPELYKGKPYAPLLDTKSKTGGRNNYGRITTRHIGGGHKQHYRLIDFKRNKLDIPAVVERLEYDPNRSANIALVLYKDGERRYILAPKGLSVGDQIQSGVNSPIKVGNSLPMRNIPVGSTVHNVELKPGKGGQIARSAGAYVQIIAREGNYVTLRLRSGEMRKVLAECVATIGEVGNSEHMLRVLGKAGANRWRGIRPTVRGTAMNPVDHPHGGGEGRNFGKHPVTPWGVQTKGKKTRHNKRTDKYIVRRRGK; this is translated from the coding sequence ATGGCTATCGTTAAATGTAAGCCGACCTCCGCTGGTCGTCGTCACGTTGTTAAAATCGTGAACCCTGAATTATACAAGGGTAAACCTTACGCGCCTCTTCTAGATACTAAATCTAAAACTGGTGGTCGTAACAATTATGGTCGTATTACCACTCGCCACATCGGTGGTGGTCATAAACAACATTACCGTTTAATCGATTTCAAACGTAACAAGTTAGATATCCCAGCGGTTGTTGAACGTTTAGAATATGATCCAAACCGTTCAGCTAACATTGCTTTAGTGCTTTATAAAGATGGTGAACGCCGTTATATCTTAGCACCTAAAGGTTTGTCAGTTGGCGATCAAATCCAATCTGGCGTTAACTCACCAATTAAAGTGGGTAACTCATTACCAATGCGTAATATCCCAGTTGGTTCAACAGTACATAACGTTGAATTAAAACCAGGTAAAGGCGGTCAAATCGCTCGTTCTGCTGGTGCTTATGTACAAATCATCGCTCGTGAAGGCAACTACGTAACTTTACGTTTACGTTCAGGCGAAATGCGTAAAGTATTAGCTGAATGTGTTGCTACAATCGGTGAAGTTGGTAACTCAGAACATATGCTTCGCGTATTGGGTAAAGCTGGTGCTAACCGCTGGAGAGGCATTCGCCCTACAGTTCGTGGTACTGCAATGAACCCAGTAGATCACCCACACGGTGGTGGTGAAGGTCGTAACTTTGGTAAACACCCAGTAACTCCTTGGGGCGTTCAAACTAAAGGTAAGAAAACTCGTCACAACAAACGTACTGATAAATATATCGTACGTCGTCGTGGCAAATAA
- the rpsS gene encoding 30S ribosomal protein S19 yields MPRSLKKGPFLDLHLLKKVEKAVESGDKKPIKTWSRRSMIIPSMIGLTIAVHNGRQHVPVYVSDEMIGHKLGEFAPTRTYRGHAADKKAKK; encoded by the coding sequence ATGCCACGTTCTCTCAAGAAAGGTCCTTTCCTTGACCTACACTTGTTGAAGAAGGTAGAGAAGGCGGTGGAAAGCGGGGATAAAAAACCAATCAAAACTTGGTCCCGTCGTTCAATGATCATTCCTTCAATGATCGGATTGACCATCGCAGTCCATAATGGTCGTCAGCACGTTCCTGTTTATGTATCTGATGAAATGATCGGCCATAAATTAGGTGAATTTGCACCGACTCGTACATACCGCGGTCACGCGGCAGATAAGAAAGCTAAGAAATAA
- the rplV gene encoding 50S ribosomal protein L22, whose product METIAKHRYARTSAQKARLVADLIRGKKVAQALEILTFTNKKAAALVKKVLESAIANAEHNDGADIDDLKVAKIFVDEGPSMKRVMPRAKGRADRILKRTSHITVVVSDR is encoded by the coding sequence ATGGAAACTATCGCAAAACATCGTTACGCTCGCACTTCTGCCCAAAAAGCTCGCTTAGTTGCCGATTTAATTCGTGGTAAAAAAGTTGCGCAAGCATTAGAAATCTTAACTTTTACTAACAAAAAAGCTGCGGCTTTAGTGAAAAAAGTATTAGAGTCTGCTATTGCTAACGCAGAGCATAATGATGGTGCAGATATCGATGATCTTAAAGTTGCTAAAATCTTCGTTGACGAAGGTCCTAGCATGAAACGTGTTATGCCACGTGCTAAAGGTCGTGCAGATCGTATTTTAAAACGTACTAGCCACATCACTGTGGTTGTGTCAGATCGTTAA
- the rpsC gene encoding 30S ribosomal protein S3, with product MGQKVNPNGIRLGIVKPWNSTWFANTQDFADNLDGDFKVRKFLTKELANASVSRITIERPAKSIRVTIHTARPGIVIGKKGEDVEKLRNAVSQIAGVPAQINIAEVKKPELDAKLVADSIASQLERRVMFRRAMKRAVQSAMRLGAKGIKVEVSGRLGGAEIARSEWYREGRVPLHTLRADIDYNTAEAHTTYGVIGVKVWIFKGEILGGMAAVAQSEQQPADKPKKAPRGKGRK from the coding sequence ATGGGTCAAAAAGTAAATCCAAATGGTATTCGCCTAGGTATTGTAAAACCTTGGAACTCTACTTGGTTCGCGAATACACAAGATTTCGCCGACAATCTTGACGGTGACTTCAAAGTACGCAAATTCTTAACTAAAGAATTAGCAAACGCTTCGGTTTCACGTATTACTATTGAGCGTCCAGCGAAAAGTATTCGTGTAACAATTCACACAGCTCGCCCTGGTATCGTTATCGGTAAAAAAGGTGAAGATGTTGAAAAATTACGTAACGCAGTATCTCAAATCGCTGGCGTTCCAGCTCAAATCAACATTGCTGAAGTGAAAAAACCGGAATTAGATGCAAAATTAGTTGCAGACAGCATCGCTTCTCAATTAGAACGTCGTGTAATGTTCCGTCGTGCTATGAAACGTGCGGTACAAAGCGCAATGCGTTTAGGTGCTAAAGGTATCAAAGTTGAAGTTAGCGGTCGTTTAGGTGGTGCAGAAATCGCACGTTCTGAATGGTATCGTGAAGGTCGTGTACCTCTACATACTCTTCGTGCGGACATCGATTATAACACTGCAGAAGCTCATACTACATACGGCGTAATTGGCGTTAAAGTATGGATCTTCAAAGGTGAAATTTTGGGTGGAATGGCTGCAGTTGCGCAATCAGAACAACAACCTGCCGACAAGCCTAAAAAGGCTCCGCGTGGCAAAGGTCGTAAGTAA
- the rplP gene encoding 50S ribosomal protein L16: protein MLQPKRTKFRKVHKGRNRGIAGGTEVSFGTFGLKAVGRGRLTARQIEAARRAMTRAVKRQGKIWIRVFPDKPITEKPLEVRMGKGKGNVEYWVALIQPGKVLYEMDGVSEEIARQAFALAAAKLPIKTTFVTKTVM, encoded by the coding sequence ATGTTGCAACCAAAACGTACAAAATTCCGTAAAGTTCACAAAGGCCGTAACCGTGGTATCGCGGGTGGTACTGAAGTTAGCTTCGGTACATTCGGGTTAAAAGCAGTTGGTCGTGGTCGTTTAACCGCTCGTCAAATTGAAGCGGCTCGTCGTGCAATGACACGTGCAGTTAAACGTCAAGGTAAAATCTGGATCCGTGTTTTCCCAGATAAACCAATTACTGAAAAACCATTAGAAGTCCGTATGGGTAAAGGTAAAGGTAACGTTGAGTACTGGGTAGCCTTAATCCAACCGGGTAAAGTACTTTATGAAATGGATGGTGTGTCAGAAGAGATCGCAAGACAAGCATTTGCATTAGCAGCTGCTAAATTGCCAATCAAGACTACCTTCGTAACTAAGACGGTGATGTAA
- the rpmC gene encoding 50S ribosomal protein L29: MKAQDLRTKSVEELNNELVNLLGEQFKLRMQTATGQLQQTHQAKQVRRDIARIKTILTEKAGE, from the coding sequence ATGAAAGCTCAAGATTTACGTACAAAAAGTGTTGAAGAGCTGAATAATGAATTAGTGAACCTTTTAGGTGAACAATTCAAATTGCGTATGCAAACAGCCACCGGTCAGCTTCAACAAACCCATCAGGCTAAACAAGTGCGTCGTGATATCGCACGCATTAAGACTATTTTAACTGAGAAGGCGGGTGAGTAA
- the rpsQ gene encoding 30S ribosomal protein S17: MTDKIRSVQGKVVSDKMEKSFVVAIERKVKHPLYGKFIRRTTKLHVHDENNEAKLGDVVEIRECRPLSKTKSWTLVRVVEKAVIA; the protein is encoded by the coding sequence ATGACTGATAAAATTCGTAGCGTACAAGGTAAAGTTGTTAGCGACAAAATGGAAAAATCTTTCGTTGTTGCTATTGAACGTAAGGTAAAACACCCGTTATACGGTAAATTTATCCGTCGTACAACTAAATTACACGTACACGATGAGAACAACGAAGCCAAATTAGGTGATGTAGTAGAGATTCGCGAATGTCGTCCTCTCTCTAAAACCAAATCTTGGACTTTAGTTCGTGTTGTTGAGAAAGCTGTTATTGCTTAA
- the rplN gene encoding 50S ribosomal protein L14, with product MIQEQTMLDVADNSGARSVMCIKVLGGSHRRYAAIGDIIKVTVKEAIPRGKVKKGDVLKAVVVRTKKGVRRPDGSVIRFDGNACVILNNNTEQPIGTRIFGPVTRELRSEKFMKIISLAPEVL from the coding sequence ATGATCCAAGAACAGACTATGCTGGATGTTGCCGATAACTCAGGTGCTCGCAGCGTAATGTGTATCAAGGTTCTAGGTGGATCGCACCGTCGTTATGCTGCTATTGGTGATATCATCAAAGTTACTGTGAAAGAAGCAATTCCACGCGGTAAAGTTAAAAAAGGTGATGTATTAAAAGCAGTTGTTGTGCGCACCAAGAAGGGTGTTCGTCGCCCAGACGGATCAGTCATTCGCTTCGATGGTAACGCTTGTGTAATTTTAAACAATAACACAGAGCAACCAATCGGTACTCGTATTTTTGGACCGGTGACTCGTGAACTTCGTTCTGAGAAATTCATGAAGATCATTTCTTTGGCACCAGAAGTACTGTAA
- the rplX gene encoding 50S ribosomal protein L24, with protein MAAKIRQNDEVIVLAGKDKGKRGKVTKVLPNGKVFVEGINIITKHEKPVPALGQAGGLVKKEAAIDASNVAIFNPKTNKADRVGFRFEDGKKVRFFKSNNEII; from the coding sequence ATGGCTGCAAAAATTCGTCAAAACGATGAAGTAATCGTACTTGCCGGTAAAGATAAAGGCAAGCGTGGCAAGGTAACTAAAGTGTTACCAAACGGTAAAGTGTTTGTTGAAGGTATCAACATCATCACTAAACATGAAAAACCAGTTCCTGCTTTAGGACAAGCTGGTGGCTTAGTGAAAAAAGAAGCGGCTATCGATGCTTCTAATGTTGCGATTTTCAATCCAAAAACAAACAAAGCTGACCGTGTAGGTTTTAGATTCGAAGACGGCAAAAAAGTACGTTTCTTCAAATCTAACAATGAAATTATCTAA
- the rplE gene encoding 50S ribosomal protein L5: MAKLHDYYRDQVVNELKNKFGYKSVMQVPRIEKITLNMGVGEALTDKKLLDNAVADLAAISGQKPLVTKARKSVAGFKIRQGYPIGCKVTLRGERMWEFFERLITIAVPRIRDFRGLSAKSFDGRGNYSMGVREQIIFPEIDYDKVDRVRGLDITITTTAKNDEEGQALLAAFNFPFRK; the protein is encoded by the coding sequence ATGGCGAAACTGCATGATTACTACAGAGATCAAGTAGTAAACGAGTTAAAAAATAAATTCGGCTACAAATCTGTCATGCAAGTCCCACGAATCGAAAAGATTACCCTGAATATGGGTGTGGGTGAAGCATTGACCGATAAGAAATTGCTAGACAACGCAGTAGCGGACTTAGCAGCAATTAGCGGTCAAAAACCTTTAGTAACTAAAGCTCGTAAATCTGTTGCTGGCTTTAAAATCCGTCAGGGATATCCAATCGGTTGTAAAGTAACACTACGCGGTGAGCGTATGTGGGAGTTCTTTGAACGTTTAATTACAATTGCTGTTCCACGTATTCGTGACTTCCGCGGTTTAAGCGCGAAATCATTTGATGGTCGTGGTAACTACAGCATGGGTGTGCGTGAACAAATCATCTTCCCTGAAATCGATTACGATAAAGTAGATCGTGTACGTGGTTTAGATATCACTATCACAACTACTGCTAAGAATGATGAAGAAGGTCAAGCACTACTTGCTGCCTTTAATTTCCCATTCCGTAAATAA
- the rpsN gene encoding 30S ribosomal protein S14: MAKQSMKARDVKRVKLAEKFFAKRAELKKIISDVNASDEDRWNAVLKLQTLPRDSSPSRQRNRCRQTGRPHGVLRKFGLSRIKVREAAMRGEIPGLRKASW; the protein is encoded by the coding sequence ATGGCAAAACAATCAATGAAAGCACGCGATGTAAAACGCGTTAAATTGGCTGAAAAATTCTTCGCTAAACGTGCAGAATTAAAGAAAATCATTTCTGATGTCAATGCCTCTGACGAAGATCGTTGGAATGCAGTGTTAAAATTACAAACTTTACCACGTGATTCTAGCCCTAGTCGTCAACGTAACCGTTGCCGCCAAACTGGACGTCCTCACGGCGTTTTACGTAAGTTTGGTTTAAGCCGTATTAAGGTTCGTGAAGCTGCTATGCGCGGTGAGATCCCAGGCCTTAGAAAAGCGAGCTGGTAA
- the rpsH gene encoding 30S ribosomal protein S8, giving the protein MSMQDPIADMLTRIRNGQAANKVAINMPSSKLKVAIANVLAAEGYIESVKVLEGAKPELEITLKYFQGKPVVESIQRVSRPGLRIYKRKDELPKVMGGLGVAVISTSKGVMTDRAARQAGLGGEIICYVA; this is encoded by the coding sequence ATGAGTATGCAAGATCCAATCGCAGATATGTTGACCCGTATTCGTAACGGTCAAGCTGCGAACAAAGTTGCAATCAATATGCCTTCTTCCAAGCTAAAAGTGGCAATTGCCAACGTATTAGCTGCTGAAGGTTATATCGAAAGCGTTAAAGTTTTAGAAGGTGCAAAACCTGAATTGGAAATTACTTTAAAATATTTCCAAGGCAAACCGGTTGTAGAAAGCATCCAACGTGTAAGCCGTCCTGGTCTTCGTATTTACAAACGTAAAGACGAATTACCAAAAGTTATGGGTGGTTTAGGTGTTGCTGTAATTTCTACATCTAAAGGTGTTATGACTGACCGTGCAGCTCGTCAAGCGGGCTTAGGCGGTGAGATCATCTGTTACGTAGCTTAA